The sequence below is a genomic window from Lolium perenne isolate Kyuss_39 chromosome 4, Kyuss_2.0, whole genome shotgun sequence.
TTCATCAAGAACATCCAGAAAATCAGGTACGTACGTATGCTATGTAGGATGTAGATCTGTCATCTACGTGAGGATCAGTATGTAGACCGGTCTTAGATTGAACGGCGCGCGTGCATTATGCTGTGCAGGAGCTACTTCCGGTGCCGGGACAAGAGGTGCTGCGCCAAGAAGAAGGTGGAGTGGCACCCGGGCGACCCAAGCCTCCGAATCGTCTACGACGGCGCGCACCAGCACGGCTCACCGTCGTCGACCGGCGGCCAGGGAGAAGGCAACGGCGAAGGCGTCGGCAACCGGTACGAGCTCAGCGCCCAGTACTTCGGTGGGGCCCCCGCGCAGTGATTGACTGAAAACTACTGGCCGGCCGTCCAAATGTCTGACTGGCGCCGCCGGTGGCACCATCAGTGGCGTGGCGGTGCCAGAGCGCCGCTGGAACCTGATGTTGGGTGGCAGATTATCTGCGGTCAACGTTGTTACACATCTAAGTTCAGCGGTCGCACTAGTAAGACTAGTAGTAGCAGCTCCAGATTTCCAGTACGATTCTGTTGTTGTACTCTCCGGTACCTGAGGCTGTGAACGCATGGGCATTGATTAGTAGTAACACCTGAGGCTGTCATGCGAAATGTAGTACACGTATCTATCGTTGACTCTTCAAAACTTGTTTGTTCGCCCTGATCCTCATGGCGCTGCGCCCCCAGCTGGGTGGTGGCTTTTAGAGAAGAAAGTCCACTTTTGATCCCAACTTTTAAGCAAGTTTATTTTTCGTCCTTGGTTCAAGAGAAAACTTTGAACTCTTGAAAATGTTCATATATCCCATCTAACCCGAGAAAAATGCTTAGGGACAGCACATATGGCATAAATCGGAATATCGGACCACACCAGAACCAAATCTAGACCAGCACGTTCCAACCAAGCAAAATCACTGTCCATCTAGTCAAAATCCGCACGCGAGAGTTAGCACCATCCCGCTATGTTGCCCTCCAAACAAGTCCTTTTTGTCACCCTGCTCTTATATGTTGTCGtccaaacttttttttttttttgaaacgggcaaAAAAGCTTTTGCCTTATATTAATATAGGAGAAGCAAACAGGGGGTGGCAGAGCCAAAAGAAAAAGAGGGAAGGCGGGAAAAGAAGAACCCTCCCCCTAAAGGTACAAGCACGATCAGCCTATAAGCTCCGCCAGATTCTTAGCGCCGGCAAGGACCCAGTCCTTCCCTTCATCCTTGATCTTTTGCATGACAACCAAGGGCAAGAAAGATTTGTTGTTCAAGACCTGCTCATTCCTCTCTTTCCAAATCTCCCAACTGATAAGCAAGATTGCAGTTCGTAAACCTTTGGGAGAGGAAGTGGGAGTTTTTGCGATAGCATGCCAGTAGTCCAACACTCTAGACCTCCCCGCCCCGAGGCAGCGGATAAGGTCTGGGCAGTCCAGCCAGGAAGCTGCAGCGATCCAAATTCTCTTAGAGAAGCGGCATTCGAAGAGAAGGTGCCGAGCCGTTCCGGGGAGCATCTGCATAGCTGACAAGAAGGATGATGCGGCCAACCTCGTTTGGCAAGACGGTCAGCAGTCCAGAGGCGGTTTTGCACCGCAAGCCATGCAAAGAAACGGCATTTTGGTGGAGCCCAAGGTTTCCAAACGATGTTACCAAAAGAGCAAGGCAAAGCGGGCAAGAACTGAGCTTTGTAGGCGGAACTGGCCGTATAACACCCATTGGGAGTCAGCGTCCAAACTATGGAGTCCTCCGTGCCTGGCGAAAGTTGAACAGCCGAAAGGAGATCCCAAAGGCGAACGTATTGCTCCATATGATCGATGGTGAAAGCCTCGACCGAAATGTCAGCCACCCAGTTGTGACCTTCAAGGGCGTCTCAGACAGTCCGGTTTTTCCTTTTAGACGCCACATATATAAGAGGAGCCAGGTCTTTAGGTGGGGTGCCATTTAACCAagaagaagaccagaaggaggcttTAGCGCCATCGCCGATGGTGACTGAAGTAGCGGCGTTGAAGAGGTCCAAATCCGAGGCATCAATTGGTGTTTCTGAACCCACCCATGGCTTTTCTGGGGCTGTCCATTCGTACCAAAGCCATCTGAGTCTCAAGGCACGAGAGAATTTTTCCAAGTCCAGAATCCCAAGCCCGCCAAGCTCCTTGGGTCGGCAAACCTTTTGCCAGTTTACCTTGCATTTCCCTCCGCTGACCGTCTCTTGACAAGCCCAAAGCATGCCACGACTGATCTTTGCAAAGGCCTTGAGAATGCCCTTGTCAGCTTTCAAGGCCGTCAACAGGAAGATCGGCATAGAGGAGAGCACCGACTTAACAAGAGCGGTGCAACCCGCACGATTTAGAAATCTGCCTTTCCAAGGGTTTAGGCGTGCAACCGCTTTGTCGATGTAGGGTTGGAGATCTGCCCGCTTGAGTCGTCCAAGAGAGATAGGTAGCCCCAAATACTTTATGGGGAAGGGGACTGTGACCGCCGGGAAGTTGGCCAGAATTCCATCTAGGTCGACGTTAGAGCATTGGATGGGGGCGATGGAGCTCTTAGCCACATTGGTCACCAGACCAGTAACCTCCCCGGACTGTTGAAGGATGTTGGCAAGTCCGTCGAGGTCGTGCACTGTTGGGGTTAAGAAGATGGCCGCATCATCGGCATATAAAGAGATTCGGGGGCCCGTCAAAACTCCCAGCATAGCGTGAAGAAACCCGGATGCCGTAGCCTCCTCTAAGATCCTCTGAAGCGGGTCTATGGCGATGTCGAACAGAAGAGGCGATAAGGGGTCTCCTTGCCTGAGGCCGCGCCCATGAGGGATTTTCTTCCTAGGAACCCCGTTAAGTAAGACCCGTGAAGAAGCCGTTGAGAAGAGGGTCGTCAAAAGAGCACGCCATCTCTGGGGAAATCCGAGACGTTGTAAGAGATCCAACATGTAGTCCCAACGTACCGAGTCAAAAGCCTTGGCGATGTCCAACTTGACGAGAAGGGATGGGACTTTGCTGCGgtgtagcttgcgggcggtgtttcTAACGTACATGAAGTTGTCGTGAATGGTTCTGGACTTTATAAAAGCGCTCTGGCTGCGTGACACAATCTCGTTCATCTTAGGGCTGAGACGACGAGCCATAGCTTTCGCAATGATCTTCGGGACCGCATGGATAAGACTAATAGGTCGAAAAACCGCAATGGTATCCGCGCCATCCTTCTTAGGTAGAAGAACCAGATTGGCGGTATTGATGATGTGAAAATTGCGCGCCGAAACCTCAGAAAAGGCGTTGATGATCCCCATAAGATCGTCTTTCATAATGTCCCAACATGTGCGGAAGAAAGCCATAGAGAAGCCGTCAGGTCCCGGGGCCTTATCCGAAGGCATTTCAAGAATGGTCTCCTTGATCTCATTCTCGGAGAAAGGGAGATCCAGGTCTTCTAAGGAATGAGAGGTGAGGTTCAGGGCCTCCCAGTTGAAGTCCAGCTGGCGAGGAGGGGGTCGACCTAGGGCTTGGCAGAAATGATCGAAGATCAGCTTGTCCTTTTCTTCATGTGTCGCAGCCCAACCATCATTATGTTTGAGCCTTAGGATGTGGTTTTTGCGCTTCCTAGCATTAACCCGAagatggaagaattttgtgttggcaTCGCCCTCCCGAAGGTAACGGATTCTGGAAGCTTGGCGCTTACGGGACCGTTCCAGGGCAGCAAGACCTTTAACCCGCCTTTTAAGGTCAGCGCGAAGGTTTCTTTCTTCAAGAGAGAGGTCTCGAGATTCCTGCGCAATGTCGAGTTGCAGAATGACATCCAAAGCCATAAGGAGCTGAAGTTTGCAATCGGAGAAGAGGCTTTTACTCCAAGATTTCAGCCCAAGCGCCGTGGCCTTTAGCTTGTGATTTATATTGTGAGCCTGCTGAGTGTGTGTAGAAGGTGCCGACCAAGCAAGTTGAACCGTCTCCTTAAAACCAGGCATTTTGGTCCAGAAGGACTCAAAACGGAAGATCGGTGGTTTCCTCGGGCCGCTTTGGTTGGAGAGGAGTAGGGGGCAATGGTCCGAAAGAGAAGACGACAGGGCGTGAAGGACATGATTTTCGAAAACCAAATCCCATCCCGCGTTACAAAAAGCCCGGTCTAAGTGCACAAGAGTTGGGGTCTCTCTTTCGTTGCTCCATGTGAATTTTCTGTTCTGCAGTTTCAACTCTTTTAAATGGCAAGTGGCGAGTGCCTTTCTGAAAAGGCCCATCATGTCGTCCAAACTAGTCCTTTATGTCGCTCCGCCTATCTCGAGCTCGTCCACAATGTTCGTCATCCTGATCGATCATTCATTGTTAGATGGTCAACCTTTTTTTACCATGAGCATTGTTATTGTAACAAGGATGCTAACAAGAATAAGGGTGAATTGTTTGACTAAACAATGGTACTGAACATACCCTATGAGACACATTTGTCATAGTTAACAACAATATCTTTAAGTGTTATCTCATGTAAAATTTCTTAGACCACGAGAATATTATAGTGACCTCATATTGGACGATATGCCTTGATCTTATCAACCCTCGCTGGTTAAACTCGGGTGTCTGGAAAGTTAAGACTCAGTTATGCCCGAAAGTATGGGAGCTTAATGATTCAAGAATGAGATTTGTTCCGCGTGATGAAGGAGAGATATGATTTGGGTCCTCTCGGCAGTGTGATGTCAAAATAATATGTATGCGCAGACACGATGTGATTGTGGTCACATGACATCATCAATATACACCAAATGAGAAAAGGAGTATTGATACTGGATCAAGGTTAACAAGTATTATGATCAAATAGTTGATTCAAGGGAATACCTAAAGTCTCACATCAGGTTGCCAACATATCGTGATGAAAAGGGCATGGCATATGTATCAGCATGGAAGGTTTGTTTTCGTAATAACTTAGATTATGCAAAGGAGCCATCGTGAACGTCCAGGTCCCAACATTGGTTACCGGTCCGACGATGTTCGTACTCATGACTGTGAATTACCGAACTTATCGGTTAGATGCTTAAGGTTGTACAATCTATTATGAGAGTTCTTTATATAGTATTTGGTTGAGAGAAGCTCTTGGGGTTAGTTTCGGCACATTTCGGAAGTGTTCCAAACATTTTATGATTAAGAGAGAAACCGTCAGGATCACTTTGAGGTTATAAAAGTGATAAGTTGTAGCAACAAAAGTGTTCTGGGGTTACTAAATATATGAATACTTATTGGAACCATTCTAATGATATTTTGTATAGGACTTCGGAACAAGAGAGGGAAAGTTTCCGGAAGGAGAGATGGAGAGGTGGTTTTCCTCGCTGCCAAAACCCTCAAGGGACTCGCGAGGCGCCCCCATCCCTTGGACCCCCTTCCGGAAGGAGGTCCCTTGGGTTTGAATGGTCTGACCCACCCCTTGGCCGACCAACTTTGGGGAGGGGGTGGTGGCTAGCCTGCCACACCCCAAGGGTTGTGGCATCCAAGCCTCCCCCCTCCAAACCCTGGTCTCCCCTCCATCTATATAAATAGAGGACCCCCTCCCTCCAGGTACAAAACGTTCTCTCCGTAGTTCATAGAGCCCGTTGGTTGCCTATCTCTCCCTCTTCGCCACATACACACGTTGTGAGGCTGCAAGCCTGCAACCCTCTCACTGTGCTAGCCTAGCCCTAGATGGTGAAGTTCTCATGGATTGTACCTCCGTACGTGTGAACTACGCCGGGGGGAATCATCTGTTTGATTCTTGGAATGAAGGAGGAGAGGACATATCATCGCGGCTGGGAGGATTTGGCTAGCTGCGGTGATCACCCAGATCATCAACATCATCGAGCCTTTCACGCTACTAGGTGAGTGATGTTGATCGTTACAACATCTATAcagtagatcttgggtgttcgtgTAGGTCGTGATTTTTTTGTTTTACATGCACAAACCCCTTCGGTGGTATTAGATCAGATCTATGTTTAGATGTTGTTTTCGATCTAGCATGCACATGTGTGCAAGCAGTATCATCCTTTGTTTCTTCTCACTAGTATGCTTCTTCTCGAACTCTCGTTCCATGAACTGTGGTTTGTTACAATCTTCTGACGCTCCACGGTCCTTCTATGCTATTATTGAGTATGCTAGTTGCTCGACCAACAACGCGCTATACAGTTGATTGTTCGCCTCATTATGTGACAAAGAGGATGCATAGGAAGTATTAATCAACACTTGATGATAGTGATGTAGAAGTTGTCTAATAAAATCGAACAACCTGAGTAAAAATTTGCAATCAAGTGACTAGAGCCATCTAACTCTTTTTTTTGCAGCAAGTGCATGTGATGTGGTATAATCATCAAGATTTCAATGATATTGTATAAGATGCTATATGACTAATTTTATGATCTGCATATCATGGTACAACATGATGGCTGGAGACATATGACTATCAATTAAATATGACTTGTGTGTTAGAAGTGTTTTACATTTCCTCGTTGGTCGTGTAGATGGAGATCGGGAGCAAGGTGTTGCTGTCATATGGAGGAGAAGGAGCTCTACGCCACCATGAAGGAGTTCCCGGCACCATGAGATGGAAAGCAAGTTCATCATGGTGCGATGAAGAACTAGAGACGAATGactattgtaagggtacattgcccctatgtttaGTTTTGATAATTGATAACAATCCCTATTCCATAGATATTGCTTGAAGACCatctgttggattcaagtatgtatGCCATGAAGATAGAGATATACCTtgggtattggcatcaagatcatcgatttgtagAGAATAATATGATAGGATCAAGAAAAATAAATAAATGTGGGTTCTTATATCGAACTCAATTTATCCATGCTCTAGTTTATGTATTAATCAATGGATGATCAAAATcttgagggtttgattttgagagaagaattcaagatatggctctacgtcggtgtcatgatagactCATGAGTTAATCTATGGTTAGCTAGGAGTTAgagaatgcaataaaataaagaattCTTTATGTACCTCAAGAcattatgatagagcatgagaagatacaaggttgaccatatCTAAGAGCTAGGATTGTACTCAAGTTGGTCAACACATGCATGAAGCATAAGAATGTACCACATGGGATCATGtgatcatgtggtatggtaagcactGTCATTATTATTTCTAAactaacccatcatgtatgtgtctttgtgttgtctatgtgggttaggtatctttcaatGGTCATGCATCAAAAGTAAGATCACATATATCtcacgagaggatgacatcaagtggtgattgtcatcaattttgagaagtgtaagttcaagataAGCATCTCAAGAAGATCATGTGCTTGAAActtgccatccatttggtgataatggacatgtgatgtGTCTTAATTAATGAAcctatacatagagcatgctttcAAGATCCGCAGCAATAATGGGAAACTATGAAAACTCATTTCCTTTATGCGTTATTTATTTACGAACATTTGCATTGATGACACCAACAAAATTGTATTTAAAAAATGATGACAGGTTCCAAGAAATAATGCCAACTATGGGAGCATATGCAATATTTTTAACCTCTAGGAAAATTACTCTTCTAACTACATAACTGATTGCAACCTCATAAAATATATCTATATCTACACTCCTATATAGTGTGCCAATTTTGAAAGTTTGAGTCCAAGCATCATGAAGCAATTTATACCGTTGATTGGACATCATCCAATGGCCTAGAACACTAGGATTCACAGCTACAATAGCGCCTAGCTTTTCTATACATCCTTCCAGAAACATCCATGATATAACTAAGCCCTCCTTCGGACGCAGCAGCTCAgttccttagagcatctccagctgtTCGAGCCTCCCGGCCGAAAATCCGGATATAACAAATGCCGGATTGGGTGTAAAAAGGGTGTGGGGGTAATATTTTCCCAGTCGCACCCCTGGCATTCGCCCATCAGCGGCGATAGATTCAAATATCATCTTCCCGCTACACAAAAGAATCGCCAAAGTCCGGCgatcggatctgccacattccggCAATCGAAACTAGACGATTACATGCTCATCGGCGGTCCCGTCCTGAGCATCGGCGTCTGGCGCAGCATTGGGCGGTGAAGCATCGGCGTCTGGCG
It includes:
- the LOC127293588 gene encoding probable WRKY transcription factor 33 isoform X2; amino-acid sequence: MASSSHLITPSACVYRGSGGGGQGHGDEQDQQAPSPEEAGAGEQLVMPEDGYQWKKYGQKFIKNIQKIRSYFRCRDKRCCAKKKVEWHPGDPSLRIVYDGAHQHGSPSSTGGQGEGNGEGVGNRYELSAQYFGGAPAQ
- the LOC127293588 gene encoding probable WRKY transcription factor 33 isoform X1 codes for the protein MASSSHLITPGSGGGGQGHGDEQDQQAPSPEEAGAGEQLVMPEDGYQWKKYGQKFIKNIQKIRSYFRCRDKRCCAKKKVEWHPGDPSLRIVYDGAHQHGSPSSTGGQGEGNGEGVGNRYELSAQYFGGAPAQ